A window from Candidatus Nitrospira neomarina encodes these proteins:
- a CDS encoding DUF5069 domain-containing protein, with amino-acid sequence MMKLRRPQETLANCCWLARMADKVRASQEGNFPLLYRLSLGSPIGIDGYFLRHFRLSFRQFRTAVIETHTDQDLERWFLGQPGVHSSTISSWNDFAPKLGTPGYPVSFVRHLIKWFVYPKSIKQPVNSLFEMIEQDEAP; translated from the coding sequence ATGATGAAACTTCGTCGCCCACAAGAGACCTTAGCCAATTGCTGTTGGCTCGCCCGTATGGCGGATAAAGTGCGGGCTTCTCAAGAGGGAAACTTTCCACTCCTCTACCGCTTGTCTTTAGGCAGTCCGATTGGAATTGACGGCTATTTCCTTCGACACTTCAGGCTGTCTTTTCGTCAATTTCGCACTGCCGTCATAGAAACTCATACGGACCAGGACCTGGAACGGTGGTTCCTGGGTCAGCCGGGGGTACATTCCTCAACTATATCGAGTTGGAATGACTTTGCCCCCAAGCTAGGCACTCCAGGCTACCCTGTCTCCTTTGTGCGCCATCTCATAAAATGGTTTGTCTATCCCAAATCCATCAAGCAACCCGTGAACAGTCTCTTTGAAATGATCGAACAGGATGAAGCCCCGTAA
- a CDS encoding circadian clock KaiB family protein: MNKVSQRPRRQSPKNSPYHLTLYVAGYSPKSRLAMSNLKQLCETRLSSKYTVEIVDLLREPHRARLDQIVAIPTLVKKLPLPLKKIIGDLSNTEKVLVGLDLHDESGEVILSSSMEPAS, encoded by the coding sequence ATGAACAAAGTATCTCAGAGGCCTAGGCGGCAATCTCCAAAGAATTCTCCCTACCACTTAACACTCTATGTCGCGGGATATTCGCCCAAATCGCGACTGGCCATGAGTAATCTCAAGCAATTGTGTGAGACCCGTCTTTCCTCGAAGTATACTGTGGAAATTGTGGATCTTCTCCGGGAGCCCCACAGGGCCAGACTGGACCAGATTGTGGCCATTCCCACATTAGTCAAAAAATTACCGCTTCCCTTAAAAAAGATTATTGGAGATTTATCGAACACAGAAAAAGTATTGGTAGGGCTCGATCTGCATGATGAGTCAGGTGAAGTGATTCTTTCAAGCTCAATGGAGCCGGCATCATGA
- a CDS encoding CBS domain-containing protein, which produces MRRVDYIVGSRDFKGLIAEQFMQDAVYAYHPEDSAEALAQTMTEEGFGSVPIVDRDQHLLGIVSEFDLLHAIKEDRSLAGVPASDLMTPAPVTVKRETPAMEIIDRLEGKHLIRMPVVDEEGKLLGVVARRDILLGYLNATRQTKVF; this is translated from the coding sequence ATGCGACGCGTTGATTATATTGTCGGGTCTCGTGACTTTAAGGGACTCATTGCCGAGCAATTCATGCAAGATGCCGTGTATGCCTATCATCCTGAGGATTCAGCAGAAGCGTTGGCGCAGACGATGACCGAGGAGGGGTTTGGAAGTGTGCCGATTGTCGACCGTGACCAGCATTTGCTTGGGATTGTCAGCGAGTTCGATCTTCTCCATGCGATCAAAGAAGATCGGTCTTTGGCCGGCGTCCCGGCGAGTGACTTGATGACTCCTGCCCCGGTGACCGTAAAACGGGAGACGCCGGCTATGGAGATTATTGATCGATTGGAAGGGAAACATCTGATCCGAATGCCGGTGGTCGATGAGGAGGGAAAACTCCTCGGCGTCGTCGCACGACGGGATATCCTTCTCGGGTATCTGAACGCGACACGACAGACAAAAGTGTTTTAG
- a CDS encoding glutaminase has translation MDYQGILEEIHHEVLQVLPSGTVATYIPQLASISPHKFGMAVQTVDGEVFHVGQALEPFSIQSISKVYTLTLAFPFEGDKIWTRVGVEPSGSTFNSLVQLEFEHGIPRNPFINAGALVISDILLSHLQDTKHSFLDYIRQRANNTAIQDDPQVARSERRSGFRNAAMANFLKSFSNLTNDVEEVLEFYYFHCSLSMSCVDLAKGFLFLANKGHCPWTNQQVLTPSQTKRVNALMLTCGTYDAAGDFAFNVGLPGKSGVGGGIVGVIPNRLTVAVWSPGLNEKGNSFAGQYALELFTTKTGVSIF, from the coding sequence ATGGACTATCAAGGAATTTTAGAAGAAATCCATCATGAAGTGCTTCAGGTATTACCTTCAGGGACAGTCGCCACGTACATTCCCCAACTGGCGTCCATTTCTCCTCACAAATTTGGCATGGCGGTCCAGACTGTTGACGGAGAAGTGTTTCACGTTGGACAGGCCTTGGAGCCATTCTCGATTCAAAGCATTTCGAAGGTCTATACCCTGACACTCGCATTTCCGTTTGAAGGCGACAAAATCTGGACACGAGTCGGAGTCGAACCATCCGGATCGACCTTCAACTCTCTCGTCCAGCTCGAGTTTGAACATGGCATACCCAGAAATCCCTTTATCAACGCAGGAGCTTTGGTCATCTCCGATATCCTCCTCTCTCATTTACAGGACACCAAACATTCCTTTCTCGATTATATCCGGCAACGGGCCAATAATACGGCCATTCAAGATGATCCCCAGGTGGCCCGCTCCGAACGACGAAGCGGCTTTCGGAATGCGGCCATGGCCAATTTCCTCAAAAGTTTTTCCAACCTCACCAATGACGTTGAAGAGGTGTTGGAGTTTTATTACTTCCACTGCTCACTGTCGATGAGTTGTGTCGACCTGGCAAAAGGTTTTCTCTTTCTCGCCAACAAAGGGCACTGTCCTTGGACCAATCAGCAGGTCCTCACCCCAAGCCAGACGAAAAGAGTGAATGCCCTCATGCTCACCTGCGGAACCTACGATGCGGCAGGAGACTTCGCCTTTAATGTCGGATTGCCGGGGAAAAGTGGGGTGGGTGGTGGAATTGTCGGGGTGATCCCAAACCGGCTCACCGTTGCCGTCTGGTCCCCCGGTTTAAACGAAAAGGGCAATTCATTCGCGGGACAATACGCACTCGAATTGTTTACCACCAAAACCGGTGTTTCTATTTTCTGA
- a CDS encoding circadian clock KaiB family protein — MSARGPSTTGKKSPAGEKAGIRLRLYVTGATSLSLRAMANIKSICGDYLKDLNPDLQIIDLYRNPASARANQIFAAPTLIKEFPLPSCRIIGDLSKKDRVLHSLGLTPSPPLPS; from the coding sequence ATGAGCGCGCGCGGGCCATCAACCACCGGAAAGAAGAGTCCTGCCGGGGAGAAAGCCGGTATTCGGCTTCGGCTGTATGTAACCGGCGCGACCAGCCTATCGCTTCGGGCTATGGCCAATATCAAATCCATTTGCGGGGACTATCTCAAAGACCTGAATCCTGATTTACAAATCATCGATTTGTATCGCAATCCCGCTTCCGCTCGTGCCAACCAAATTTTTGCCGCTCCGACTCTCATCAAAGAATTTCCTCTTCCCAGTTGCAGAATCATCGGCGATCTTTCAAAAAAGGACCGTGTGCTGCATTCTCTGGGATTGACTCCGTCTCCTCCTCTGCCCTCTTAA
- a CDS encoding zinc-binding metallopeptidase family protein encodes MKMYTCHCGNTLFFENTHCLSCHSEVGWCPTCHRISGLLVSPDGAYRCGYTACHAPLLKCHNYAVEQVCNRCLQANPNDQPVTQLCDYCRYNDTIPDLTVEGNRERWYRLETGKRRLLYTLDLLGLPYGKAEDGIQPGLSFDFKADVNLSGNVWHTMGEHEQVLTGHHNGKITINLRETEDVEREKLRVSFGEAHRTIIGHFRHEIAHYYWEMLIRNTQEEAFIRIFGDHQHPTYAEALERHYSEGPPSDWQTSFISVYATMHPWEDFAETFAKYLAIVSVLDTARHTGIGEGIDPTTANIEDMIRSYQRLGLGLNEMNRAMGLLDLIPEVLVPPVIAKLQYIHQLIRGTRS; translated from the coding sequence ATGAAGATGTATACCTGCCATTGCGGCAATACGCTGTTCTTTGAAAATACCCACTGCCTGTCCTGCCATTCGGAAGTGGGATGGTGCCCGACTTGCCATCGTATTTCCGGGTTACTCGTGAGTCCTGACGGTGCCTATCGATGTGGCTACACGGCATGCCATGCCCCACTCCTCAAATGTCATAATTATGCCGTTGAGCAGGTGTGTAATCGGTGCCTTCAAGCAAACCCCAATGATCAACCCGTCACGCAGCTCTGTGACTACTGTCGCTACAACGACACGATTCCCGATCTTACTGTGGAGGGAAATCGAGAGCGTTGGTATCGATTGGAAACAGGCAAACGACGTCTACTCTACACCTTGGATTTATTGGGTCTCCCTTACGGGAAAGCAGAAGATGGCATTCAACCCGGCCTATCGTTTGACTTCAAAGCCGATGTGAATCTTTCCGGGAATGTCTGGCACACAATGGGAGAGCATGAACAGGTGTTGACAGGACATCACAACGGAAAAATCACCATCAACCTCCGTGAGACCGAAGATGTTGAACGGGAAAAGTTACGTGTCTCCTTTGGAGAAGCTCATCGGACCATCATTGGGCACTTTCGCCATGAAATTGCGCATTATTATTGGGAGATGCTGATACGGAACACGCAAGAGGAGGCCTTTATCCGGATCTTCGGCGATCATCAACATCCGACGTATGCTGAAGCCCTTGAACGGCATTATTCGGAAGGTCCGCCTTCTGACTGGCAGACCAGCTTCATTAGTGTCTATGCCACCATGCACCCATGGGAGGATTTTGCGGAGACCTTTGCCAAGTATCTTGCCATCGTCAGTGTGCTCGATACCGCGAGGCACACGGGTATCGGAGAGGGGATCGATCCGACGACAGCCAACATCGAAGACATGATTCGTTCCTACCAACGGCTTGGGCTGGGACTGAATGAAATGAATCGAGCAATGGGCTTATTAGATTTGATACCGGAAGTGCTGGTTCCACCCGTTATTGCAAAGCTCCAGTATATTCATCAACTGATTCGGGGGACGCGATCATGA
- a CDS encoding response regulator, whose product MMMHETRNLTILMAEDNPHDVLATKRAWEQFGFGNHLHIVSDGEECLEYLFHQGKYLESNIFPDPDLILLDLKLPKLDGHQVLKTIRAKDQFRFLPVIILTNSTLETDRNKGYEYGCTAFLKKPVGYANFANLLKSLRTFWSCVEPYAKPLTA is encoded by the coding sequence ATGATGATGCATGAAACCAGGAATTTAACGATTTTAATGGCGGAAGATAATCCCCACGATGTCCTGGCCACCAAACGTGCCTGGGAACAATTCGGCTTTGGAAATCATCTGCATATTGTGTCGGATGGCGAAGAATGTCTGGAATACCTGTTTCATCAAGGAAAATATCTGGAATCGAACATTTTTCCTGATCCTGACCTCATCCTACTTGACCTCAAACTTCCGAAACTGGATGGACATCAGGTTCTCAAAACGATTCGGGCGAAAGACCAGTTCCGGTTTTTACCTGTCATCATTCTCACGAATTCAACCCTCGAGACCGACCGGAACAAGGGATATGAATACGGATGTACGGCGTTTCTCAAAAAACCGGTCGGGTACGCCAACTTTGCCAATCTCTTGAAATCCCTACGGACGTTCTGGAGTTGCGTGGAACCCTATGCCAAACCATTAACAGCTTAA
- a CDS encoding response regulator, whose product MLQQRLKEAEDTLQAIREGGVDALIVETGEGDQVFTLRSADYPYRLIIDNMIQGAVIFDDAGIIFYANATFARMVNHSHQELFGYSLDSFIDEEDREFFRTLTSSHSHSAGGTGTIRLVPKDRHDLAVFVGLVSIKIDNQYLHCAILTDLTEQKKYDRALVEEKFSRMILEQTGEAVVVCEPSGRIIRSSRATDRLVQQSTLHTWFHEKFKFLPSITGMAACGSESWSAGRNVIEDVIGGRTLHGLEVTLQVANRTVPLLLSGRPLLDEHENTIGAIITMVDITEQKQAEQALKDLNDSLEQRIVNRTRDLLSYQKHLREMTSELVVTEQRERRRLANELHDYLAQLIVVCRMKLAQLNRAGWTPELKTNIEDIDKILTDSLEYTRTLIAELSPSILYELGIVPALFWLGGQFERHNLHVDVREEDKDISLPEDHAIFVFQAVRELLFNILKHADTKHATISLKKTAPHELQVKVKDAGRGFHISSESQDFARPGKFGLFSIRERVEALGGEIQIEAKQGEGTCITLHVPYDSFPPSELSDSRSGNLIFMGSSSSTTAREKGIRILLVDDHALVRQGMRGLLEVQPDFLVVGEAQNGLEAIESTRTLHPDIIVMDVNMPKMNGIEATRNIVREFPSMPIIGLSVQEDKHVQGLMLEAGASLYLTKNGIASQLVDGIRRLVLSSP is encoded by the coding sequence ATGTTACAGCAACGGTTGAAGGAAGCGGAAGACACGCTCCAGGCAATCCGGGAAGGAGGGGTAGATGCCCTCATCGTCGAGACGGGGGAAGGGGATCAAGTCTTTACCCTTAGGAGCGCCGACTATCCGTATCGACTCATCATCGATAATATGATCCAAGGGGCGGTCATTTTTGATGATGCCGGGATTATTTTTTATGCGAATGCCACATTTGCCAGAATGGTCAATCACTCGCATCAGGAGCTGTTCGGCTATTCGCTTGACTCATTTATTGATGAGGAAGATCGGGAGTTTTTTAGAACTCTGACTTCTTCTCATTCCCACTCAGCCGGGGGGACGGGGACTATTCGCTTGGTGCCCAAAGACCGACATGATCTTGCCGTTTTTGTCGGCCTTGTCTCCATTAAGATTGATAACCAGTATCTGCATTGTGCGATTTTGACCGACCTGACGGAACAGAAGAAATACGACCGGGCCCTAGTGGAAGAAAAATTTTCCAGGATGATTCTGGAACAAACGGGGGAGGCGGTGGTCGTGTGTGAACCGTCCGGCCGAATCATTCGCAGCAGTCGTGCGACCGATAGACTCGTCCAGCAATCCACACTGCATACCTGGTTTCATGAAAAATTCAAATTTTTGCCCTCTATCACCGGAATGGCTGCCTGCGGAAGCGAGTCATGGAGTGCAGGGAGGAATGTGATTGAGGACGTGATTGGAGGAAGGACGCTCCACGGGCTGGAAGTAACGTTGCAAGTTGCCAATAGGACCGTGCCCTTGCTCCTCAGTGGCCGACCCCTGCTGGATGAACACGAGAATACGATCGGGGCCATCATTACGATGGTGGATATTACCGAGCAAAAACAGGCTGAACAGGCTTTAAAAGATCTCAACGATTCCCTTGAACAACGCATCGTGAATCGCACGCGGGACTTGTTGAGTTATCAAAAACATCTCCGGGAAATGACTTCGGAGCTTGTCGTGACGGAACAACGGGAACGTCGACGTCTGGCCAATGAACTTCACGATTATCTTGCCCAATTAATAGTTGTCTGCCGCATGAAACTTGCCCAACTGAATCGGGCGGGGTGGACTCCGGAATTGAAAACAAATATCGAGGACATTGATAAAATCCTGACGGATTCCCTTGAGTACACCAGGACCCTCATTGCGGAGCTCAGTCCCAGTATTTTGTATGAATTGGGGATTGTGCCTGCCCTGTTCTGGCTTGGGGGGCAATTTGAACGACATAATCTTCATGTGGATGTCCGGGAGGAAGATAAAGATATTTCACTCCCGGAAGATCATGCCATATTTGTGTTTCAGGCTGTACGGGAACTTCTCTTTAATATCCTGAAGCATGCCGACACGAAACACGCCACGATTTCACTCAAGAAGACAGCACCCCACGAACTGCAAGTGAAAGTAAAGGATGCCGGAAGAGGGTTTCACATCTCAAGCGAATCGCAGGATTTTGCCAGGCCCGGAAAATTCGGACTCTTCAGTATCCGTGAGCGTGTCGAAGCCCTGGGGGGAGAAATTCAGATCGAGGCAAAACAGGGGGAGGGGACCTGCATCACACTTCATGTCCCTTATGATTCTTTCCCTCCATCAGAACTTTCTGATAGCCGGTCGGGTAACTTGATCTTCATGGGATCTTCGTCTTCCACCACGGCACGGGAAAAGGGAATTCGAATTCTCCTCGTCGACGATCATGCCCTTGTGAGGCAAGGCATGCGGGGATTATTGGAGGTTCAACCGGATTTTCTTGTCGTGGGAGAGGCACAAAATGGCCTGGAAGCCATAGAAAGCACACGAACGCTTCACCCAGATATTATTGTGATGGACGTGAATATGCCCAAGATGAATGGCATTGAGGCGACTCGAAACATTGTGCGGGAATTCCCCTCGATGCCTATTATCGGCCTGTCTGTCCAGGAAGATAAACACGTACAAGGACTCATGCTGGAAGCAGGAGCTTCCCTGTATTTGACCAAAAATGGCATTGCCAGCCAACTCGTCGACGGCATTCGTCGTCTGGTTCTCTCATCTCCCTAA
- a CDS encoding PAS domain S-box protein, whose product MSLVQDPGLSALLVEDNSHERIAIRRSLKKDVHTLLECESAEEALRHLEHAPSEFDVIIADFKLPGMDGLTLFRTLRQMKCVSPFILLTGNGSEQIAIEAFKAGVNDYLVKASESDYLDLLPALVTEVIQNHRLKIKNELLELSLKEAQERFHQFMEHYQGIFWLTDFHEPRRLLYVSPTYERIWDRPALQLAQNPLDWLEALHPKDRDRIRNAYLKLNISGEYNEIYRIVKADGSTRWIHERGLINHNQGGHPYRITRLAEDITDRTTMSEALQASEERFAQFMAHLPGLAYMKDEQYRLMYLNPEFEQVFNIDLKNWIGQTVHEVFPPDTAAKLQYDDDWVLSRGQSLEIIEDIPLNDGLHQFLTCKFPILQHDRPPILGGVSIDVTGQFKAEIQRDHIFSLSLDLMCSIGIDGYLKKTNPAFEKLLGYTQEELLSQPLIFFTHPDDRISTQAAFYQLAEEKDVMDFQNRIRDIRGNYLWLEWRATPQLEEKTIYAVARDITQRYHATKALRRYEQIVSTSSDFLCFLDEKNCLQAVNHGFCEYFNLPAREITGRHIRDFVGTELFESQLQSHLDDCRKGRVVCFHQHVTFPEENVRFMEVKLNPYVESDGTISGVTAIWRDLTEQKRLEQHVRQTQKMESIGTLAGGIAHDFNNILMAILGWAEMGTWKHPQGDPANKYFEQIGIAGKRGRDLIQQILTFSRQTEHHPRPVDLGPVIEESLALFRATFPSNIELHFGSHHNMNMVFADPVQIQRIIMNLCSNAEHALRPHGGTLNIDLHAIIIEHGNLQFPPTLSPGRYVQIVVSDSGPGIPDHILPKIFDPFFTTKPVGEGTGMGLSVVHGIVENLRGHISVKSSKKDGTTFLISIPEYQVPTDSSLHVKPSTLSPGSGHVLIVDDEISITEVLKEFLEHLGYTVTVRTNPLEALEEFRMNPHRFDCLITDQTMPGLGGDQLSREILKVRPDMPIILCTGFSHTIDKENSSEQGITAFLYKPILLDQLSQTLTHILSHSKPEIPKV is encoded by the coding sequence ATGTCCCTAGTCCAGGATCCCGGATTATCAGCTCTCCTCGTCGAAGACAATTCCCATGAGCGAATCGCGATCCGCCGTTCCCTGAAGAAGGACGTTCACACCCTTCTTGAATGTGAAAGTGCGGAGGAAGCCCTTCGCCATCTGGAACACGCTCCTTCGGAATTTGACGTCATCATCGCCGACTTCAAGCTCCCAGGCATGGATGGCCTCACACTGTTTCGCACCCTGCGTCAGATGAAATGTGTATCGCCGTTTATTCTCTTAACAGGCAATGGATCCGAACAGATTGCCATTGAAGCCTTCAAAGCCGGAGTGAATGACTATTTGGTCAAAGCGTCCGAAAGCGACTACTTGGATTTATTGCCGGCGCTCGTGACGGAAGTCATCCAGAATCATCGTTTGAAAATAAAAAATGAGTTACTCGAATTGTCGCTCAAAGAAGCCCAGGAACGGTTTCACCAATTCATGGAGCATTATCAGGGGATTTTTTGGCTAACCGACTTTCACGAACCAAGAAGATTATTGTATGTCAGCCCGACCTATGAACGGATTTGGGACCGCCCGGCTCTTCAGCTCGCTCAAAACCCGTTGGATTGGCTTGAAGCTCTTCATCCCAAGGATCGGGACCGTATCAGGAACGCCTATCTCAAGTTAAATATCAGCGGAGAATATAACGAAATTTATCGAATCGTGAAAGCAGACGGGTCGACACGCTGGATCCATGAACGCGGCCTCATCAACCACAATCAAGGGGGGCATCCATATCGGATCACCCGGCTGGCAGAAGATATTACCGACCGCACCACGATGTCAGAAGCCCTTCAGGCCAGCGAGGAACGCTTTGCACAGTTCATGGCCCATCTTCCGGGATTGGCCTATATGAAAGACGAACAATATCGTTTGATGTATCTGAATCCGGAATTTGAGCAGGTGTTCAATATTGATCTCAAAAACTGGATAGGCCAAACCGTTCACGAGGTCTTTCCTCCCGACACGGCGGCAAAGCTCCAATACGATGATGACTGGGTGCTCTCTCGTGGTCAATCCCTGGAAATCATCGAGGACATTCCACTTAATGACGGCCTCCATCAGTTTTTAACCTGCAAATTTCCTATTCTCCAACATGACCGTCCACCGATATTGGGAGGGGTATCGATCGATGTCACCGGGCAATTCAAGGCGGAAATCCAACGAGATCACATTTTTTCCCTCTCCCTGGATCTCATGTGTAGCATCGGCATTGACGGGTATCTGAAAAAAACCAATCCTGCCTTCGAAAAACTTCTTGGGTACACCCAGGAAGAACTGCTATCCCAACCATTGATCTTTTTCACTCATCCGGATGACCGGATATCCACCCAGGCAGCGTTCTATCAACTCGCTGAAGAGAAAGATGTAATGGATTTTCAGAACCGCATCCGTGATATCCGTGGCAATTATCTCTGGCTGGAGTGGCGTGCCACTCCCCAGCTTGAGGAAAAAACCATCTATGCCGTGGCGCGGGATATCACCCAGCGATATCACGCAACCAAAGCGCTCCGTCGGTATGAACAAATTGTGTCAACCAGTTCCGACTTTCTCTGCTTTTTAGATGAGAAGAATTGCCTGCAAGCCGTGAATCATGGATTTTGTGAATATTTCAATCTTCCTGCCCGGGAAATCACCGGTCGTCACATTCGGGATTTTGTCGGAACGGAACTATTTGAATCTCAACTCCAAAGCCATTTAGATGACTGTCGAAAAGGGCGGGTCGTCTGCTTTCATCAGCATGTGACCTTTCCTGAAGAAAACGTGCGCTTCATGGAGGTGAAGCTGAATCCCTATGTAGAGTCGGACGGAACAATTTCAGGCGTGACCGCCATATGGAGAGATCTCACCGAGCAAAAACGTCTGGAACAGCATGTCAGACAGACACAAAAAATGGAATCCATCGGAACCCTTGCAGGAGGAATCGCCCACGATTTCAATAATATCCTGATGGCGATCCTCGGGTGGGCAGAAATGGGAACTTGGAAACATCCCCAAGGCGATCCCGCAAACAAATATTTTGAGCAAATCGGAATCGCGGGCAAACGTGGCCGGGATCTCATCCAGCAGATCCTCACCTTCAGCCGGCAAACCGAACACCATCCTCGTCCGGTGGATCTGGGCCCGGTTATCGAAGAATCCCTTGCGCTTTTTCGGGCCACCTTTCCCTCAAACATTGAGCTACATTTTGGTAGTCATCACAACATGAATATGGTGTTTGCCGACCCCGTTCAAATACAACGAATCATCATGAACCTCTGTTCGAATGCGGAACATGCCCTTCGCCCCCATGGCGGCACCCTGAACATCGACCTTCATGCCATCATCATTGAACATGGCAACTTGCAATTTCCACCGACACTGAGTCCCGGAAGGTATGTGCAGATCGTCGTCAGTGATTCCGGCCCTGGGATTCCCGATCATATCCTTCCAAAAATTTTCGACCCGTTCTTCACCACCAAACCCGTGGGAGAAGGAACCGGAATGGGATTGTCCGTGGTACATGGCATTGTAGAAAATCTCCGAGGACACATTTCGGTCAAGTCTTCCAAAAAGGATGGAACCACCTTTCTCATTTCCATCCCCGAGTACCAGGTCCCCACCGACTCCTCCCTTCATGTAAAGCCTTCCACCCTGAGTCCTGGAAGTGGACACGTGCTGATTGTGGATGATGAAATATCGATTACCGAAGTCTTGAAAGAATTTCTGGAGCATCTGGGCTATACCGTCACGGTCCGGACAAATCCCTTGGAGGCCCTTGAAGAATTTCGCATGAATCCCCATCGATTCGACTGTCTCATCACCGATCAAACGATGCCCGGACTTGGAGGAGACCAGTTATCTCGAGAAATCCTCAAAGTACGCCCGGATATGCCAATCATCCTTTGTACGGGGTTCAGTCATACGATTGACAAGGAAAATTCTTCGGAACAGGGGATTACCGCATTCCTTTATAAGCCCATTTTATTGGATCAACTGAGCCAAACGCTGACCCACATCCTGTCACATTCCAAGCCCGAAATTCCTAAGGTATAA
- a CDS encoding sensor histidine kinase, translating to MSFKSLTMDVPAVTAEQPQPNLHRALIVGLALGIFVADCLTPLGIGMGSLYILVVVATFPLNHPWTTKIAIIGAIFLIFLGYWGSISRLGYETAVINRSLSTLCVLVTGYMTLKNISSRQALQTVKEDLEVKYGLQTKELKEQNQTMSVLLEDLKLTKNDLEDKERRLRVFVDAFPSGMLIVNHLGNVVFANKLIETLFGYSQHELIGQSIDTLVPKRFQQNHARHRVAFLENPSTRAMGAGRDLFARRKDGSEFPVEIGLNPISTPDGLMVLSSVVDISARKQHEAELKRLNQQLANQNQELEAYNYAVSHDLRTPLRAIHNYADFLLEDLSTKVSSEQTEYLNGITTAVCEAEELVSDLLELSRLNIKDSVPQVCHVGNIIAKTLFLLNFDKDVEIHQPAEWPIVLGHEHLVKQIFQNLLANGVKFNHSSPKILKMNWRQEFHGVITFTVEDNGIGISEPYQDKIFQVFERLHTNREYEGTGIGLAIVKNAVCRLGGEIRVKSELGKGSIFSFTVPIGENYDDA from the coding sequence AACAGCCGAACAGCCACAGCCAAACCTTCATAGGGCTCTCATTGTGGGGCTGGCATTGGGGATCTTCGTGGCCGATTGCCTGACCCCACTGGGGATTGGTATGGGCAGTCTGTACATTCTGGTCGTCGTGGCCACTTTCCCCCTCAATCATCCCTGGACCACAAAAATCGCGATAATCGGCGCAATATTTTTAATTTTCCTCGGCTATTGGGGCTCTATTTCAAGGCTAGGATATGAAACTGCGGTTATTAATCGCTCCCTATCGACTCTTTGCGTTTTGGTAACGGGATATATGACTCTAAAAAATATCTCTTCCCGACAGGCACTCCAGACGGTCAAAGAAGATCTCGAAGTCAAATATGGCTTGCAGACGAAGGAACTCAAAGAGCAAAACCAAACGATGTCTGTTCTCCTCGAGGATTTGAAGCTGACCAAAAATGATTTGGAAGACAAGGAGCGTCGGCTACGCGTGTTTGTTGATGCCTTTCCAAGTGGCATGTTAATTGTTAACCATCTCGGAAACGTGGTCTTTGCCAACAAATTAATTGAAACTCTCTTTGGGTATTCACAACATGAATTAATCGGACAATCCATTGACACCCTCGTTCCTAAAAGATTTCAGCAGAACCATGCCCGACATCGGGTGGCATTTCTCGAAAACCCAAGCACCCGGGCCATGGGGGCCGGACGGGATCTGTTTGCCCGACGCAAAGACGGAAGTGAATTTCCCGTAGAAATCGGCCTGAACCCCATCAGCACGCCGGACGGCCTCATGGTGCTCAGTTCAGTCGTGGACATTTCAGCCAGAAAACAACACGAAGCTGAGCTCAAACGCCTCAACCAACAATTAGCCAACCAGAATCAGGAACTGGAAGCCTATAATTATGCCGTTTCGCACGATTTACGAACACCCTTGAGAGCAATTCATAATTATGCGGATTTTCTGCTGGAAGATTTGTCTACAAAGGTTTCATCAGAACAAACCGAGTACTTGAACGGCATTACCACCGCCGTATGCGAGGCGGAAGAGCTCGTCTCCGATCTCCTTGAACTCTCCCGGTTGAATATCAAAGATTCGGTTCCGCAGGTCTGTCATGTCGGGAACATCATTGCCAAAACGCTTTTCCTGCTGAATTTCGACAAAGACGTGGAGATTCATCAACCAGCTGAATGGCCGATAGTCCTTGGCCATGAACATCTGGTGAAACAGATTTTCCAGAACCTCCTTGCCAATGGAGTCAAATTCAACCACTCCTCCCCAAAAATTCTGAAGATGAATTGGAGGCAGGAATTTCATGGCGTGATCACCTTTACCGTCGAGGACAATGGCATTGGGATCTCTGAACCCTATCAGGATAAAATTTTCCAGGTCTTCGAACGATTGCATACGAACAGGGAATATGAGGGAACCGGCATCGGCTTGGCGATTGTCAAAAATGCGGTGTGCAGGCTTGGCGGAGAAATCCGCGTGAAGTCCGAATTGGGCAAAGGCAGCATTTTTTCATTTACGGTACCGATTGGAGAAAATTATGATGATGCATGA